The following are encoded together in the Mycolicibacterium arabiense genome:
- a CDS encoding restriction endonuclease, whose amino-acid sequence MDLSFREFESLIQNLFTKMGLEARQTRPSRDGGVDCVAFDTRPIFGGKVVIQAKRYKNTVGVSAVRDLYGTLQNEGASKGILVTTSGYGAASFEFAQNKPIELIDGANLLYLLAEHTGVTARIEPPEDWRDPAADSTDFGEFL is encoded by the coding sequence ATGGATCTGAGCTTCCGCGAGTTCGAGTCCCTGATACAGAACCTCTTTACAAAGATGGGTCTTGAAGCAAGACAGACACGGCCGTCAAGGGATGGCGGTGTTGATTGCGTCGCCTTCGACACACGGCCAATTTTTGGAGGCAAGGTGGTGATTCAGGCCAAGCGCTACAAGAACACCGTTGGTGTTTCAGCCGTGCGTGACCTCTACGGAACCCTTCAAAACGAAGGAGCATCCAAAGGAATTCTAGTCACAACAAGTGGCTACGGAGCAGCGTCGTTCGAATTCGCGCAAAACAAGCCGATCGAACTAATCGACGGCGCCAACCTTCTGTATTTGCTAGCCGAGCACACCGGCGTAACCGCGAGAATCGAACCACCAGAAGACTGGCGTGACCCAGCGGCAGACTCTACCGATTTTGGTGAGTTTCTCTAG
- a CDS encoding 2Fe-2S iron-sulfur cluster-binding protein, protein MESAHFTDVTLRVDGTDHTVHIDNRITLLDLLREHLGVTAPKKGCDHGQCGSCTVLLDGRRATTCLGFAVAHDGAEIVTAAGLGEPDNLHPVAQAFLDHDGFQCGYCTPGQICSAVGMLDEVKSGSPSHVSDDLDDSPELTDAEIRERMSGNLCRCAAYPNIVDAIQQAAR, encoded by the coding sequence ATGGAGTCAGCCCACTTCACCGACGTCACGCTGCGCGTTGACGGCACCGACCACACCGTCCACATCGACAACCGCATCACCCTCCTCGACCTGCTGCGCGAACACCTCGGCGTCACCGCCCCGAAGAAGGGGTGCGACCACGGCCAGTGCGGATCGTGCACCGTGCTGCTCGACGGCCGACGCGCCACCACCTGCCTCGGCTTCGCCGTCGCGCACGACGGCGCGGAGATCGTTACCGCCGCAGGCCTCGGCGAGCCCGACAACCTGCACCCCGTCGCCCAGGCCTTCCTCGACCACGACGGCTTCCAGTGCGGCTACTGCACGCCCGGCCAGATCTGCTCCGCGGTCGGCATGCTCGACGAGGTCAAGTCCGGCTCCCCCAGCCACGTCAGCGACGACCTCGACGACAGCCCCGAACTCACCGACGCGGAGATCCGAGAACGCATGAGCGGCAACCTCTGTCGCTGCGCCGCCTACCCGAACATCGTCGACGCGATCCAGCAGGCCGCACGATGA
- a CDS encoding xanthine dehydrogenase family protein molybdopterin-binding subunit, which yields MTLVEPHAIGSKLTRLDGPAKVTGTAAYAFEYQVDAPLYLHPVQATIAKGTITAMDTSAAEALDGVHAVLTVFNAPALADTDDGDLTVLQDDQVHYRGQLIGGVIADTAETARQAAALVTVTYDEADHDTALRTDHPSLYAPEQVNPDYPTDTSKGDVDAALAAAEVTVDQTYTTPHEHNNPMEPHATIATWDPDGPALTLYDSTQGVHVVRKTLAQTFGLEPEQIRVVAKNVGGGFGSKGAPHSHNVLAVMAAQRVPGRPVKLALTRQQMFAMVGYRTPTIQHLRLGAGADGRLTAISHEVVEQTATVKEYAEQTATPTRMMYAADARKTSHRLAELDVAVPFWMRAPGECPGMFALEVAMDELAIACNLDPIELRVRNEPDVDPETGNPWSNRRLLECLRTGAERFGWDARDPEPGSQRDGEWLVGTGVASAVYPAMVMPGNAARIECVAPGRYAVQIGATDIGTGTWTALTQIAADMLGCATDAVDLQIGDTDLPPASVSGGSSGLSSWGATIHAAVQRFREDHGDDPSVGAATTAEPPESDADEKYGMYSFGAHFVEVRVNRYTGEVHVSRMLGVFSIGRAINPTTLRSQLIGGMTMGLSMALHEESVRDHRFGHVVTQDLASYHFASHADVPALEAIWLDDDADEHANPMGSRGAGEIGIVGSAAAVVNAIHHATGIRVRDLPVHCDALLEGLPLG from the coding sequence ATGACCCTCGTCGAACCCCACGCCATCGGCAGCAAGCTCACCCGCCTCGACGGGCCCGCGAAGGTCACCGGCACCGCGGCCTACGCGTTCGAGTACCAGGTCGACGCCCCGCTGTACCTGCACCCCGTCCAGGCCACCATTGCCAAGGGCACGATCACCGCGATGGACACCTCGGCAGCCGAAGCGCTCGACGGCGTGCACGCCGTCCTCACCGTGTTCAACGCCCCCGCGCTGGCCGACACCGACGACGGCGACCTCACCGTCCTGCAGGACGACCAGGTGCACTATCGCGGGCAGCTCATCGGCGGCGTCATCGCCGACACCGCCGAAACCGCCCGGCAGGCAGCCGCTCTCGTCACCGTCACCTACGACGAGGCCGACCACGACACCGCGCTGCGCACTGACCATCCCAGCCTCTACGCACCCGAGCAGGTCAACCCCGACTACCCCACCGACACCTCCAAGGGCGACGTCGACGCCGCACTCGCCGCGGCCGAGGTCACCGTCGACCAGACCTACACCACCCCGCATGAGCACAACAACCCGATGGAACCGCACGCGACCATCGCCACCTGGGATCCCGACGGGCCGGCGCTGACGCTGTACGACTCCACCCAGGGCGTCCACGTCGTTCGCAAGACGCTGGCGCAGACGTTCGGTCTCGAGCCCGAGCAGATCCGCGTCGTCGCCAAGAACGTCGGCGGCGGGTTCGGCTCCAAGGGTGCACCGCACTCGCACAACGTCCTGGCGGTCATGGCGGCACAACGGGTGCCCGGCCGTCCGGTCAAGCTGGCGCTCACGCGGCAGCAGATGTTCGCGATGGTCGGCTACCGCACCCCGACCATCCAACACCTGCGGCTCGGCGCGGGCGCCGACGGGAGGCTGACGGCGATCAGCCACGAGGTCGTCGAGCAGACAGCCACCGTCAAGGAGTACGCCGAGCAGACCGCCACGCCGACGCGGATGATGTACGCCGCCGATGCCCGCAAGACGTCGCACCGGCTCGCCGAACTCGATGTCGCCGTTCCTTTTTGGATGCGCGCACCCGGTGAGTGCCCCGGCATGTTCGCCCTCGAGGTCGCGATGGACGAACTCGCGATCGCGTGCAACCTGGACCCGATCGAGCTGCGCGTGCGCAACGAACCCGACGTCGACCCCGAGACCGGCAACCCGTGGTCCAACCGTCGGCTCCTCGAGTGCCTGCGCACCGGCGCGGAACGGTTTGGCTGGGACGCACGCGATCCAGAACCGGGCAGCCAGCGCGACGGTGAGTGGCTGGTCGGCACCGGCGTTGCATCAGCGGTGTATCCCGCGATGGTCATGCCCGGCAACGCCGCTCGCATCGAGTGCGTCGCCCCGGGCCGGTACGCCGTGCAGATCGGCGCCACCGACATCGGGACCGGCACGTGGACCGCATTGACGCAGATCGCCGCGGACATGCTCGGCTGCGCGACCGACGCCGTCGACCTGCAGATCGGGGACACCGACCTACCGCCTGCGTCGGTGTCGGGCGGCTCCTCGGGCCTCAGCTCGTGGGGCGCCACCATTCACGCCGCCGTGCAACGCTTTCGAGAGGACCACGGCGACGACCCGTCGGTCGGCGCAGCCACCACGGCCGAGCCGCCGGAGAGCGACGCCGACGAGAAGTACGGGATGTACTCGTTCGGCGCGCACTTCGTCGAGGTGCGGGTCAACCGCTACACCGGCGAAGTCCACGTGTCCCGCATGCTGGGGGTGTTCTCCATCGGCCGGGCGATCAACCCCACGACGCTGCGCTCACAACTCATCGGCGGCATGACCATGGGCCTGTCCATGGCGCTGCACGAGGAGAGCGTGCGCGACCACCGCTTCGGGCACGTCGTCACCCAGGACCTCGCGAGCTACCACTTCGCCAGTCACGCCGACGTGCCTGCGCTGGAGGCGATCTGGCTCGACGACGACGCCGACGAGCACGCCAACCCGATGGGCTCGCGCGGCGCGGGCGAGATCGGCATCGTCGGCTCCGCCGCGGCCGTCGTCAACGCGATCCACCACGCCACCGGCATCCGGGTGCGGGACCTGCCGGTGCACTGCGATGCGCTGCTGGAGGGGCTGCCGCTCGGGTGA
- the car gene encoding carboxylic acid reductase, with translation MATPATAREARRQERFERLTSGDAQLIAARPDPVITEALQRPGVTLADAIRTVMNGYADRPALGQRAVEFVQDADGRTVAEYQPRFDTITYGETWSRIRALADSLSNDPVQPGDRVATLGFTSADYVVVDAALSLSGAVAVPLQTSAPVSQLHPILVETEPVAILSSVDHLADAVELALTAHAPQRLIVFDYHPQIDDHREAFENAATRLAEKDVTVEALDDVIAAGPEHGAGPELVRGHDDDLRLLIYTSGSTGTPKGAMYTDRLMANCWRGWFGPDWDTEGKLPAITFNFMPISHVMGRVILYSTLGAGGTAYFAAKSDLSTLLDDLALVRPTKLDLVPRIWEMLFQEIQSQVDKRVADGADRDEVEQEILAEQRVNMFGGRQFSAMTGSAPISPELRAWAEDFMDLHLINGYGSTEDGVVLVDDTLRRPPVLDYKLVDVPELGYFATDRPYPRGELYVKSTDLIPGYYRRPEITAELFDADGWYHTGDVMAETGPDQLVYVDRRNNVLKLSQGEFVTVSKLEAAYGGHPSIRQIFVYGNSARSYVLAVIVPTDDALASVGGDTDAVKPLLSEALQTVARDAGLQSFEIPRDFLVETTPFTLENGLLTGIRKLARPQLKARYGPELEQLYVDLVDGQADVLRELRQHGADRPVLETVGRAAGALLGAAATDVSPDLQFTELGGDSLSALTFANLLHDIFDVDVPVGVIVSPASDLAAIAAYVEAQRSGGSKRPTYDAVHGRDATDVHASDLTLDEFIDEATLAAAPSLPGPAREVRTVLLTGATGFLGRYLALEWLERMSLVDGKVIALVRAKDDDAARARLDATFNSGDPQLLAHYRDLAADHLEVLAGDKGEANLGLAQQDWQRLADTVDLIVDPAALVNHVLPYSQLFGPNVVGTAELIRIALTTRIKPFAYVSTIGVGDGITPGQFVEETDIRQMSATRKVDETYANGYGNSKWGGEVLLREAHDLAGLPVSVFRCDMIMADTTYAGQLNVPDMFTRMMLSLVATGIAPDSFYELDEGGSRQRSHFDGLPVEFIAEAISTLGVAVQDGYETYHVMNPYDDGISMDTFVDWLVEAGYPITRVVGGYAAWLERFETALRALPEKQRQASLIPLLHNYQHPAVPINGSLAPADHFRAAVQDAKIGPDKDIPHLSAPVIAKYATDLELLGLL, from the coding sequence ATGGCCACTCCCGCCACCGCTCGCGAAGCCCGCCGTCAGGAACGCTTCGAGCGATTGACCTCTGGCGACGCCCAACTGATCGCCGCCAGGCCCGACCCTGTGATCACCGAGGCACTGCAGCGCCCCGGCGTGACGCTCGCCGACGCCATCCGCACCGTCATGAACGGCTACGCCGACCGCCCCGCCCTCGGCCAGCGCGCCGTCGAATTCGTGCAGGACGCAGACGGCCGTACCGTCGCCGAGTACCAGCCCCGCTTCGACACCATCACCTACGGCGAGACGTGGTCGCGCATCCGAGCCCTCGCCGACTCCCTCTCCAACGATCCCGTACAGCCCGGCGACCGCGTCGCCACACTCGGCTTCACCAGCGCCGACTACGTCGTCGTCGACGCGGCGCTCTCACTCTCCGGCGCCGTCGCCGTCCCGCTGCAGACCAGCGCCCCCGTCTCCCAGCTGCATCCCATCCTGGTCGAGACCGAGCCCGTCGCCATCCTGTCCAGCGTCGACCACCTCGCCGACGCCGTCGAACTCGCGCTCACCGCGCACGCGCCCCAGCGACTCATCGTGTTCGACTACCACCCGCAAATCGATGACCACCGCGAGGCGTTCGAAAACGCCGCCACCCGGCTGGCGGAGAAGGACGTCACCGTCGAGGCACTCGACGACGTCATCGCCGCCGGACCGGAGCACGGAGCCGGGCCCGAACTCGTGCGCGGTCACGACGACGACCTGCGACTGCTGATCTATACCTCCGGCAGCACCGGAACGCCCAAGGGCGCCATGTACACCGACCGCCTCATGGCCAACTGCTGGCGCGGCTGGTTCGGCCCCGACTGGGACACCGAGGGCAAGCTGCCCGCGATCACGTTCAACTTCATGCCGATCAGCCACGTCATGGGCCGCGTCATCCTGTACTCGACGCTCGGCGCAGGCGGCACCGCCTACTTCGCCGCGAAGAGCGACCTGTCCACCCTGCTCGACGACCTCGCGTTGGTGCGCCCCACCAAGCTCGACCTGGTCCCCCGCATCTGGGAGATGCTGTTCCAGGAAATCCAGAGCCAGGTCGACAAGCGCGTCGCCGACGGCGCCGACCGCGACGAGGTCGAGCAGGAGATTCTCGCCGAACAGCGCGTGAACATGTTTGGCGGACGGCAGTTCTCGGCGATGACGGGCTCCGCGCCCATCTCGCCCGAGCTGCGGGCCTGGGCCGAGGACTTCATGGACCTGCACCTCATCAACGGCTACGGCTCCACCGAAGACGGCGTGGTGCTGGTCGACGACACGCTGCGGCGCCCGCCAGTGCTCGACTACAAGCTCGTCGACGTGCCCGAGCTTGGCTACTTCGCCACCGACCGGCCCTACCCGCGCGGCGAGTTGTACGTCAAGTCAACCGATCTCATCCCCGGGTACTACCGGCGACCCGAGATCACCGCTGAACTCTTCGACGCCGACGGCTGGTACCACACCGGCGACGTGATGGCCGAGACCGGACCCGACCAGCTCGTCTACGTCGACCGCCGCAACAATGTCCTCAAGCTCTCCCAGGGCGAGTTCGTCACCGTCTCCAAGCTCGAGGCAGCCTACGGCGGTCACCCGTCCATCCGGCAGATCTTCGTGTACGGCAACAGCGCCCGATCCTACGTGCTCGCCGTGATCGTCCCCACCGACGACGCACTGGCATCCGTCGGCGGCGACACCGACGCAGTCAAGCCGCTGCTGAGCGAGGCGCTGCAGACCGTCGCCCGCGACGCCGGCCTGCAGTCCTTCGAGATCCCCCGCGACTTCCTGGTCGAGACCACGCCGTTCACGCTCGAGAACGGCCTGCTTACCGGCATCCGCAAGCTGGCCCGCCCGCAACTCAAGGCACGCTACGGGCCCGAACTCGAGCAGCTGTACGTCGACCTCGTCGACGGGCAGGCCGACGTACTGCGCGAACTGCGGCAGCACGGCGCAGACCGGCCCGTGCTGGAGACGGTCGGCCGGGCGGCGGGTGCGTTGCTCGGTGCTGCGGCCACCGACGTCTCCCCCGACCTGCAGTTCACGGAGCTGGGCGGAGACTCGTTGTCGGCGTTGACGTTCGCCAACCTGCTGCACGACATCTTCGACGTCGACGTCCCCGTCGGCGTGATCGTCAGCCCAGCCAGCGACCTCGCGGCCATCGCCGCCTACGTCGAGGCACAGCGCAGCGGCGGATCGAAGCGACCGACGTACGACGCCGTACACGGCCGCGACGCGACCGACGTGCATGCGAGCGACCTCACCCTGGACGAGTTCATCGACGAGGCCACCCTCGCCGCCGCACCGTCGCTGCCCGGTCCGGCCCGCGAGGTGCGCACGGTGCTGCTGACCGGTGCGACGGGCTTCCTCGGCAGGTACCTCGCGCTCGAGTGGTTGGAGCGGATGAGCCTGGTCGACGGCAAGGTCATCGCACTGGTCCGCGCCAAGGACGACGACGCCGCACGCGCCCGGCTCGACGCGACCTTCAACAGCGGAGACCCGCAGTTGCTGGCCCATTATCGCGACCTCGCCGCCGACCACCTCGAGGTGCTCGCCGGCGACAAGGGTGAGGCGAACCTCGGCCTCGCGCAGCAGGATTGGCAGCGACTGGCCGACACCGTCGACCTCATCGTCGACCCCGCCGCCCTGGTCAACCACGTCCTGCCCTACAGCCAGCTGTTTGGGCCGAACGTCGTCGGCACCGCCGAGCTGATCCGCATCGCGCTGACCACCAGGATCAAGCCGTTCGCCTACGTCTCGACCATCGGCGTCGGCGACGGCATCACGCCTGGTCAGTTCGTCGAGGAGACCGACATCCGGCAGATGAGCGCCACCCGCAAGGTCGACGAGACCTACGCCAACGGCTACGGCAACAGCAAGTGGGGCGGCGAGGTCCTGCTGCGCGAGGCCCACGACCTCGCGGGCCTGCCGGTGTCGGTGTTCCGCTGCGACATGATCATGGCCGACACCACCTACGCCGGGCAGCTCAACGTGCCGGACATGTTCACCCGCATGATGCTCTCGCTGGTCGCCACCGGCATCGCGCCCGATTCGTTCTACGAGCTGGACGAGGGAGGCAGCCGCCAGCGGTCCCACTTCGACGGCCTGCCAGTCGAGTTCATCGCCGAGGCGATCTCCACGCTGGGTGTTGCGGTCCAGGACGGCTACGAGACCTACCACGTGATGAACCCGTACGACGACGGCATCAGCATGGACACCTTCGTCGACTGGCTCGTCGAGGCGGGTTACCCGATCACGCGGGTGGTCGGTGGGTACGCGGCGTGGCTCGAGCGATTCGAGACGGCGCTGCGCGCGCTCCCGGAGAAGCAGCGGCAGGCGTCGCTGATCCCACTGCTGCACAACTACCAGCACCCTGCTGTGCCGATCAACGGGTCACTCGCGCCGGCCGATCACTTCCGCGCGGCCGTGCAGGACGCCAAGATCGGGCCGGACAAGGACATCCCGCACCTGTCCGCGCCGGTGATCGCCAAGTACGCGACCGATCTGGAGCTGCTCGGGCTGCTGTGA
- a CDS encoding aldo/keto reductase translates to MTDATSAAAAGTITIGDLTVNRLGFGSMRLTGKGVWGPPDDHDESIRVLRRAVELGVNFIDTADSYGPYVAEELIREALHPYADDVVIATKAGLLRTGPDVWVPLGNPSYLRQEVEMSLRRLGVDHIDLHQLHRIDPNFPLEDQVGELAKLQQEGKIRHIGLSEVDVDQLTAAQKVAPIVSVQNLYNLTTRTAEPLLDEAEKQGIAFIPWFPLAAGPLAEADGPLGSLASDHGASPSQLALAWLLKRSPVIVPIPGTSRVDHLEPNVAAAGIELSDEEFSAIDAATSGS, encoded by the coding sequence ATGACAGACGCAACCAGCGCGGCGGCAGCCGGGACCATCACCATCGGCGACCTCACTGTGAACCGACTTGGCTTCGGGTCGATGCGGCTCACCGGCAAGGGCGTCTGGGGCCCGCCCGACGATCATGATGAATCCATCCGCGTCCTGCGTCGCGCCGTCGAACTGGGCGTCAACTTCATCGACACCGCCGACTCCTACGGTCCCTATGTCGCCGAGGAGTTGATCCGGGAAGCGCTGCATCCCTACGCCGACGACGTCGTCATCGCGACCAAGGCCGGGCTGTTGCGCACCGGGCCGGACGTCTGGGTGCCGCTCGGCAACCCCAGCTACCTACGCCAGGAGGTCGAAATGAGCCTCCGGCGGCTCGGCGTCGACCACATCGACCTGCATCAGCTGCACCGCATCGACCCGAACTTCCCGCTCGAGGACCAGGTCGGCGAACTCGCGAAGTTGCAGCAGGAGGGCAAGATCCGACACATCGGACTCTCCGAGGTCGACGTCGACCAACTCACGGCCGCGCAGAAGGTCGCGCCGATCGTCTCGGTGCAGAACCTCTACAACCTGACCACCCGCACCGCCGAACCGCTGCTCGACGAAGCCGAGAAGCAGGGCATCGCCTTCATCCCATGGTTCCCCTTGGCGGCCGGCCCGCTCGCCGAAGCCGACGGTCCACTGGGCTCTCTGGCTTCCGACCACGGGGCCAGCCCGTCGCAGCTCGCGCTGGCCTGGCTGCTCAAGCGCTCGCCGGTGATCGTGCCGATCCCCGGGACCTCGCGGGTCGACCACCTCGAACCGAACGTCGCGGCCGCCGGGATCGAACTCAGCGACGAGGAGTTCAGCGCCATCGACGCCGCGACCTCCGGTTCGTGA
- a CDS encoding chitin-binding protein: MNLKKAVAGVALAGGMGLASIAGSSGVALAAPGGGGGCQPPVCAGGPGPGGPGGGGGPQGPRGPGGPGGPGDFRGPGGPGNGPGGDRGPGGPGGPGDVRGPGGPGGPGDVRGPGGPGEGRGPENTRGPDGRDWGPRPPNAFSGWRDAPWGGGPAPWGWGAPPRFNWDRPLPPPGGYWNYGPINYWGYDQTPIWNPGFNGWGFYFFGIWIPIFSI, translated from the coding sequence ATGAATCTCAAGAAAGCCGTTGCAGGCGTTGCCCTCGCAGGCGGAATGGGGCTGGCTTCGATCGCCGGCAGCTCGGGGGTCGCGCTCGCGGCGCCCGGCGGCGGTGGCGGGTGCCAACCTCCCGTCTGCGCAGGAGGACCCGGGCCGGGCGGACCTGGTGGTGGCGGTGGTCCACAGGGCCCCCGAGGGCCAGGTGGACCTGGCGGGCCTGGCGACTTCCGTGGGCCGGGCGGCCCTGGCAACGGACCCGGCGGTGACCGCGGCCCAGGTGGGCCGGGCGGACCGGGTGACGTCCGTGGTCCGGGTGGACCGGGCGGACCGGGTGACGTCCGTGGACCGGGCGGGCCGGGCGAGGGTCGCGGGCCCGAGAACACCCGCGGGCCGGATGGCCGCGACTGGGGACCACGACCCCCGAATGCGTTCAGCGGCTGGCGCGACGCCCCCTGGGGCGGCGGGCCCGCACCGTGGGGCTGGGGAGCACCGCCGCGGTTCAACTGGGATCGGCCGCTTCCGCCTCCCGGCGGGTACTGGAACTACGGCCCCATCAACTACTGGGGTTACGACCAGACGCCGATCTGGAACCCGGGCTTCAACGGCTGGGGCTTCTATTTCTTCGGGATCTGGATCCCGATCTTCAGCATCTGA
- a CDS encoding FAD binding domain-containing protein — MIPFEYHRATSVQDAVTAVADRPDAVFLAGGTNLVDHMKLGIAEPGLVVDVGHLPLTDVERLPDGTLRIGADVRNSDLAAHPLVRSHYPVLARALLSAASGQLRNLATTAGNLLQRTRCVYFQDLTTPCNKRTPGTGCSAIGGYTRYHAILGASEQCIAAHPSDMAVAMAVLDADVVYVDADGEHRLPLNDFHRLPGDRPDVDTNLPRGALIIAVEIPPAPDGARSTYRKVRDRASYAFAVTSVAAEIVVDDGTVTGARIALGGVAHKPWRATRAEQALIGQPATEASFRAAADAELAQAEPQQGNEFKVELTKRTIVATLTTLAEGRQR; from the coding sequence ATGATCCCGTTCGAGTACCACCGCGCCACCAGCGTGCAAGACGCCGTCACCGCCGTCGCCGACCGGCCCGACGCCGTGTTCCTCGCCGGCGGCACCAACCTCGTCGACCACATGAAACTCGGCATCGCCGAACCCGGACTCGTCGTCGACGTCGGCCACCTGCCCCTCACCGACGTCGAACGCCTGCCCGACGGCACCCTGCGCATTGGCGCCGACGTCCGCAACAGCGACCTCGCCGCCCACCCGCTGGTCCGCAGCCACTACCCCGTGCTGGCGCGGGCCCTGCTCTCGGCTGCTTCGGGTCAGCTGCGCAACCTCGCCACCACCGCAGGGAATCTCCTGCAGCGCACCCGCTGCGTCTACTTCCAGGACCTGACCACCCCCTGCAACAAGCGCACCCCCGGCACCGGCTGCTCGGCCATCGGCGGGTACACCCGCTACCACGCCATCCTCGGCGCCTCCGAGCAGTGCATCGCGGCCCACCCGTCCGACATGGCCGTCGCGATGGCCGTGCTCGACGCCGACGTCGTCTACGTCGACGCGGACGGCGAACACCGCCTGCCGCTCAACGACTTTCACCGCCTACCCGGTGACCGGCCCGATGTCGACACCAACCTTCCCAGGGGTGCGCTCATCATCGCCGTCGAGATCCCACCGGCACCCGACGGCGCGCGATCCACCTACCGCAAGGTCCGCGACCGCGCCTCCTATGCCTTCGCGGTCACCTCCGTGGCCGCCGAGATCGTCGTCGACGACGGGACCGTCACCGGAGCCCGCATCGCGCTCGGCGGCGTGGCCCACAAGCCCTGGCGCGCAACGCGTGCCGAGCAGGCGCTGATCGGCCAGCCCGCCACCGAGGCCTCGTTCCGCGCGGCCGCCGACGCCGAACTGGCGCAGGCAGAACCGCAGCAGGGCAACGAGTTCAAGGTCGAGCTGACCAAGCGGACCATCGTCGCCACCTTGACCACCCTCGCGGAAGGACGGCAGCGATGA
- a CDS encoding threonine/serine exporter family protein, protein MTDDARRGFLRSIRKEVPQALTGGPVDGHAEVAAMLRELGIALIECEQPTHLVEARLLAIAKNYTDETVRVVVFPTALMVQVGTAAYEVSTVVKPTTQLDLAGRVDAIAELAEVGAITAADAAREAAEARTMPPRFGPVVTVIGYTITTLGFGMVINPTWASLWGYVFLGAVVGAIVMLGRPFPTLGAVLPTLAAAVVTLLATWFVADAANDGLLAVISPPLVAMLPGLALTIGAMELASSQMISGATRLIYGVTQLALLVFGVGLGIHLGDDLEPQQPSAQMGSWSLYLAILVIAVGLYVYLSAPKGSFVWLILAVGVALIGQKVGGLFLSPTHSGAVGAFLMVPFAMLAVRIKTSPPAIVMMLSAFWALVPGALSFETLGEAVAGEGDVMTLGTTAAAIFSIALGTLIGWSVFATINARLPRWR, encoded by the coding sequence ATGACCGATGACGCACGCCGTGGGTTCCTGCGGTCGATCCGCAAGGAGGTGCCGCAGGCGCTGACGGGCGGGCCGGTCGACGGGCACGCCGAGGTCGCCGCGATGCTGCGCGAGCTGGGCATCGCGCTGATCGAGTGCGAGCAGCCCACGCACCTGGTCGAGGCGCGGCTGCTGGCGATCGCCAAGAACTACACCGACGAGACCGTCCGCGTCGTCGTGTTCCCGACCGCTCTGATGGTCCAGGTCGGCACCGCTGCCTACGAGGTCTCGACGGTCGTGAAGCCGACGACGCAGCTCGACCTCGCGGGGCGCGTCGACGCAATCGCCGAACTCGCCGAGGTCGGGGCCATCACCGCGGCCGACGCTGCGCGTGAGGCTGCCGAAGCCCGGACGATGCCGCCGCGGTTCGGGCCCGTCGTCACCGTCATCGGCTACACGATCACGACGCTGGGCTTCGGCATGGTGATCAACCCGACGTGGGCGTCGCTGTGGGGGTACGTGTTCCTGGGCGCGGTGGTCGGAGCGATCGTCATGCTGGGCCGGCCCTTCCCGACGCTCGGCGCGGTGCTGCCGACCCTAGCCGCGGCAGTGGTCACGCTGCTGGCGACGTGGTTCGTCGCCGATGCCGCCAACGACGGGTTGCTGGCGGTGATCAGCCCGCCGCTGGTGGCGATGCTGCCGGGTCTGGCGCTGACGATCGGCGCGATGGAGTTGGCCAGCTCGCAGATGATCAGCGGCGCGACCCGCCTGATCTACGGAGTGACCCAACTGGCGCTGCTGGTCTTCGGCGTCGGCCTGGGGATCCATCTCGGCGACGACCTAGAGCCGCAGCAACCGTCGGCGCAGATGGGCAGTTGGTCACTGTACCTGGCCATCCTGGTGATCGCGGTCGGACTGTACGTCTATTTGTCGGCGCCGAAGGGCTCGTTCGTGTGGCTGATTCTGGCCGTCGGGGTGGCGTTGATCGGGCAGAAGGTGGGTGGCCTGTTCCTGTCGCCGACGCACTCGGGCGCGGTCGGCGCGTTCCTGATGGTGCCGTTCGCGATGCTGGCGGTGCGGATCAAGACGTCGCCGCCGGCGATCGTGATGATGCTGTCGGCGTTCTGGGCGCTGGTGCCCGGCGCGCTGAGCTTCGAGACGCTCGGCGAGGCCGTGGCGGGCGAGGGCGACGTGATGACGCTGGGCACGACCGCCGCGGCGATCTTCTCGATCGCGCTCGGTACGCTGATCGGGTGGAGCGTGTTCGCGACGATCAACGCCAGGTTGCCGCGCTGGCGCTGA